A region from the Oceaniferula marina genome encodes:
- a CDS encoding pyridoxal phosphate-dependent aminotransferase: MMNIANRIDCLGTETAFAVSAEAAAFAAKGNHVYPFHLGDMNLPTPSTVVEGAVKAMRDGKTGYCPNAGIPQLREALAENISNSHGVKYGMENVAVQPGGKPVITKFIQAVMNPGDEVLYPNPGYPIYESQIEYYGGTALPYGYKENEGGFAIDIDAIENSITPKTKILILNDLQNPIGAEASPEEFKRLAEIVREHDLMVLCDEAYFEIRYSGKSQSFVSLPGMQERCVILYTFSKKFAMTGWRLGAAVGPENVISVIAKLNVNDESCSNHFNQYGALDGLTGDQTEVMGLLDVLKGRRDAAINALNQIEGIHCVTPASTFYLFPNVTGAMANKGFTDYDVFRKAVLEATGVSFCTRLHFGRQLEGETERYIRFAYSGIDIDQIEEGIGRMKTFLES; this comes from the coding sequence AGGCTGCTGCCTTTGCAGCGAAAGGAAATCATGTCTATCCCTTTCACTTGGGTGACATGAATTTACCCACACCTTCGACGGTGGTTGAAGGCGCGGTGAAAGCCATGCGTGACGGGAAAACCGGTTATTGTCCGAATGCCGGAATTCCACAGCTTCGTGAAGCACTTGCGGAAAATATCAGCAACTCACACGGGGTGAAATACGGGATGGAAAACGTGGCGGTTCAGCCTGGTGGTAAGCCGGTGATCACCAAGTTTATTCAGGCAGTGATGAACCCAGGGGACGAGGTGCTTTACCCCAACCCGGGATACCCGATCTATGAGTCCCAGATTGAATACTATGGTGGCACGGCTCTTCCTTATGGATACAAGGAGAACGAAGGAGGGTTTGCGATTGATATCGATGCCATTGAAAATTCAATCACACCGAAAACCAAGATCCTGATTCTCAACGATCTGCAGAACCCGATTGGTGCAGAAGCCAGCCCTGAAGAGTTCAAGCGCCTTGCCGAAATCGTGCGGGAGCACGATCTGATGGTGCTTTGTGACGAGGCCTACTTCGAGATTCGTTACTCAGGAAAGAGCCAGTCGTTTGTCAGTCTGCCAGGTATGCAGGAGCGCTGTGTGATTCTTTACACCTTCTCCAAGAAGTTTGCGATGACCGGTTGGCGCCTCGGTGCTGCGGTTGGGCCTGAGAATGTCATTTCGGTGATTGCCAAGCTCAACGTCAATGACGAGTCATGCTCGAACCACTTCAACCAGTATGGAGCATTGGACGGATTGACCGGTGACCAGACAGAGGTCATGGGCCTTCTCGATGTGCTGAAAGGCCGCCGTGATGCCGCGATCAATGCTTTGAACCAGATCGAGGGAATTCATTGTGTGACACCCGCATCCACCTTCTATTTGTTCCCGAACGTCACAGGAGCGATGGCGAACAAGGGCTTCACGGATTACGATGTATTCCGTAAGGCTGTGCTTGAAGCGACCGGAGTGTCCTTCTGCACCCGCCTCCACTTTGGACGTCAGCTTGAGGGGGAAACCGAGCGTTACATTCGCTTCGCTTATTCCGGAATCGATATCGACCAGATTGAAGAAGGGATTGGTCGCATGAAGACCTTCCTCGAATCCTAA